The window TGTCCTACCTCAAAACTGTTGCTACTCAAATCTCTTTAGGCCAGGTGGTCAACGCAAAGAAGTCAAAGAGGGTCATCCAGGCATTCGTTGATGAGATCGTCGAAGATGAATCCTACATGCTCAATCTTACCACAATCAAGAACTTCGACGAGTATACCCTTAATCACTCCATCAACGTGTCTATCCTGTCTTTGGCGCTGGGCATGAGGGTTGGGCTAAACAAGTCTCAATTGGTTGAACTTGGAGTTGCCGCTTTGTTCCACGATCTTGGGAAGATCCGTATTGCAGAATCAATCATCAATAAACCGGGCAGGCTTACTGAAGAGGAATTTGACGAGGTGAAGAAACATCCTTTCAAGGGAGCCATAGTGCTCAGCAGAATGAGGGGCCTCGGAGCTATGCCAGTAAGGGCCATGCTCGTCGCCCTAGAGCACCACCAGACACTGAACCATCGGGGCTATCCAGAAATAGACTGCACAAAGGAACTGGACCTCTGCAGCAGGATAGTGAGTATTGCCGATGTCTTTGATGCAGCCAGTTCTCCACGAGTATACAGACCTTTCTGTCTGAAGAAGGACGAGGCCCTCGCACTAATAGCTGAAAGAAGCGGAACTCAGTTCGATCCTCTCCTGGCGAAGGTCTTTGTTGAGATGCTTGGTGCCTTCCCGGTAGGAAGTTTGGTTCTTCTTGACACCGGGGAGTTGGCAATAGTCTGGAAAGCAAACCAGGAATCCTCCAGTTCACTGAGGCCAAGAGTGAAGGTCATTACCGATGGGAGTG is drawn from candidate division TA06 bacterium and contains these coding sequences:
- a CDS encoding HD-GYP domain-containing protein is translated as MSQEIAEFAERKVIQEGNVIVSRVFSLLKISRIYDTSNKTYIRHLEAMYDAINNIIQADASASLEIFSDALFMNATRLKPDFSSWSNFRSVMDSLESKAIGKLTFNSGISMEELTSFFTILTKVESSSISPFNAIEELMIKAGICHISIDRVQEGAGSTEVTDKTFTETAKRSFYDSVSYLKTVATQISLGQVVNAKKSKRVIQAFVDEIVEDESYMLNLTTIKNFDEYTLNHSINVSILSLALGMRVGLNKSQLVELGVAALFHDLGKIRIAESIINKPGRLTEEEFDEVKKHPFKGAIVLSRMRGLGAMPVRAMLVALEHHQTLNHRGYPEIDCTKELDLCSRIVSIADVFDAASSPRVYRPFCLKKDEALALIAERSGTQFDPLLAKVFVEMLGAFPVGSLVLLDTGELAIVWKANQESSSSLRPRVKVITDGSGNFVEPHIESLMSRTEDGKGFARTIVKSLEPREYGIDLTAYL